A window of the Desulfobacula toluolica Tol2 genome harbors these coding sequences:
- a CDS encoding DMT family transporter, which produces MNRSNPLFPYFCLVLAMMLWASTFVALKLAFRIYDPMVVIFGRMAVASLCSLFFPFVFKNIRFRVKDIKHIAFMVICEPCLYFVFEAKALVYTSAAQAGMITSMMPLMVAIGAWLILKERLTFRTCIGFSIAVTGALWLSLASKASSHGPNPLMGNFLEFMAMVCASGYALSLKKLSDQYSPLFLTFIQAFAGAVFFFPALFLPGTQLPVQAEPLPLFAILYLGSAVTLGAYGFYNYGVSKIPASQATAFINLIPVFSLIMSAVVLGERFSNGQYMAVILVFIGVILSQDFKGIVRTDPAPLLEG; this is translated from the coding sequence GTGAACAGATCAAACCCGTTGTTCCCATATTTTTGCCTGGTACTGGCCATGATGCTCTGGGCCAGTACCTTTGTTGCCCTGAAACTGGCCTTCAGGATCTATGACCCCATGGTGGTCATTTTCGGTCGCATGGCTGTAGCAAGCCTTTGCTCTCTCTTTTTTCCTTTTGTTTTCAAAAACATCCGGTTCAGGGTGAAAGATATAAAACACATCGCCTTTATGGTAATCTGTGAGCCCTGCCTCTATTTTGTCTTTGAAGCCAAGGCCTTAGTCTACACCTCAGCAGCCCAGGCAGGGATGATCACAAGCATGATGCCGCTGATGGTTGCCATTGGAGCCTGGCTGATCCTAAAGGAGAGGCTGACTTTTCGTACCTGTATTGGGTTTTCCATTGCAGTCACGGGTGCCCTGTGGCTGAGCCTTGCATCCAAGGCTTCTTCCCACGGACCCAATCCCCTGATGGGCAACTTCCTTGAATTTATGGCCATGGTATGTGCATCCGGCTATGCCCTGTCCCTGAAAAAACTGAGCGATCAATACTCTCCTCTTTTTCTCACGTTTATCCAGGCTTTTGCCGGGGCTGTTTTCTTTTTTCCGGCTCTTTTTTTGCCAGGCACACAGCTCCCTGTCCAGGCAGAACCCCTCCCGCTGTTTGCCATTCTCTATCTGGGCAGTGCAGTTACATTAGGGGCATATGGATTTTACAATTACGGGGTCAGCAAAATTCCCGCCAGCCAGGCCACTGCATTTATCAATCTGATACCGGTATTCAGCCTGATCATGAGCGCCGTGGTTTTAGGCGAACGATTTTCAAATGGTCAATACATGGCAGTTATCCTGGTCTTTATCGGAGTGATTTTAAGCCAGGACTTTAAGGGAATAGTCCGGACAGACCCGGCTCCCCTGCTGGAAGGATGA